Proteins encoded in a region of the Armatimonadota bacterium genome:
- a CDS encoding NAD(P)H-hydrate dehydratase, producing the protein MWIATAAEMRETEALASSEHGIAAETLMENAGRAVFDAVRRAAPGPSPVAVVCGPGNNGGDGYVVARLAHEAGFDVSVFATTLDLKGLPLEQEQRCRAAGCKVSDLSDPSARGALKRGHWPVVVDAVLGTGATREVSGTVAAAIEAINAMQCHRIAVDVPSGIETDSGEVLGMAVMAHETVTLGLPKPYLFLRSGPGFSGKWSVADIGFPQGLLERPTGVRLAPTTTVLPVRTTDSHKGANGHVVVIAGSARYRGAATLAAQGALKAGAGLVTVAAIEPVIAAVASHVPEAVFLPLPEDEGAISEKAAPILIEAQKAWESAVIGPGLGLSPGAGRFLRALWSRWEVRSVLDADALNWLARAIEPPVAFCILTPHPGEAGRLLGEPATAATVQSDRFGAVRRLCETLRRPVLLKGAYSVYATHGGPLTVNSTGNAGMASGGTGDVLAGVIGTLLAQLPPGFWTEAGWKGALWHGLAGDLCAQEIGKIGFSASDIAQFLPRARSILTT; encoded by the coding sequence ATGTGGATCGCGACCGCGGCCGAGATGCGTGAAACCGAGGCTTTAGCCTCCTCCGAGCACGGGATCGCCGCCGAGACGCTCATGGAGAACGCCGGTCGTGCGGTGTTCGACGCCGTCCGCCGGGCGGCGCCCGGGCCGTCCCCGGTCGCCGTCGTCTGTGGGCCCGGGAACAACGGAGGCGACGGCTATGTCGTCGCCCGTCTGGCGCACGAAGCGGGCTTCGACGTCTCGGTGTTCGCCACGACGCTCGACCTGAAAGGGCTGCCTTTGGAACAGGAGCAAAGGTGCAGGGCCGCCGGATGCAAGGTGTCCGACTTAAGCGACCCATCGGCGCGCGGGGCTCTGAAAAGGGGGCATTGGCCCGTGGTCGTCGACGCGGTGCTGGGAACGGGCGCCACGCGTGAAGTCTCGGGGACGGTCGCCGCTGCCATCGAAGCGATCAACGCAATGCAGTGTCATCGGATCGCGGTCGACGTACCCTCTGGGATCGAAACGGACTCAGGCGAGGTGTTGGGGATGGCCGTCATGGCCCATGAGACCGTGACTCTAGGGCTTCCCAAGCCGTACCTGTTCTTGCGGTCTGGTCCCGGATTCTCCGGCAAGTGGAGCGTCGCCGACATCGGCTTTCCCCAAGGACTGCTCGAAAGACCGACAGGGGTGCGGCTCGCCCCGACCACGACGGTCCTGCCGGTCCGGACGACGGACAGTCACAAGGGTGCGAACGGGCACGTCGTCGTCATCGCCGGGTCGGCGCGTTACCGTGGTGCGGCGACGCTGGCCGCCCAGGGCGCCTTGAAAGCGGGCGCAGGCCTGGTGACGGTGGCGGCCATCGAACCCGTCATCGCGGCGGTGGCCTCGCATGTCCCGGAGGCGGTCTTCCTGCCGCTTCCAGAAGACGAAGGAGCGATCAGCGAGAAAGCGGCACCGATCTTGATCGAGGCTCAGAAAGCTTGGGAATCCGCGGTCATCGGGCCAGGGCTCGGTCTATCGCCTGGAGCGGGCCGCTTCTTGAGGGCGCTCTGGAGCCGATGGGAGGTCCGTTCCGTCCTCGACGCGGACGCGCTGAACTGGTTGGCGCGCGCCATCGAACCACCTGTCGCCTTTTGCATCCTGACCCCTCACCCAGGAGAAGCCGGTCGCTTACTCGGTGAACCGGCAACGGCTGCGACCGTCCAGTCCGACCGGTTCGGCGCCGTCCGCCGTCTCTGCGAAACGCTGCGACGCCCTGTTCTGCTGAAGGGCGCCTACTCGGTCTATGCCACCCACGGCGGGCCTCTGACCGTCAACTCGACAGGAAACGCGGGGATGGCGTCTGGCGGGACGGGAGACGTCTTGGCCGGCGTGATCGGGACGCTCTTGGCCCAATTACCCCCCGGATTCTGGACGGAGGCAGGTTGGAAAGGGGCCCTGTGGCACGGTTTGGCCGGAGACCTCTGCGCTCAAGAAATCGGCAAGATCGGATTTTCTGCTTCCGACATCGCGCAATTCTTGCCTCGGGCGCGGTCTATTCTAACGACGTGA
- a CDS encoding RNA-binding protein, which produces MYALNFYSELYEDLLAKNRKTATIRLGDKSDKYRAGMIVWVTVGPRFGRRQKLYAAIVDRVEVKPIVDLSPRDIERENPEMRTQDDVIALLARLYDDFVTPANLVTVIHFSRVDE; this is translated from the coding sequence ATGTACGCCCTCAATTTTTACTCCGAACTCTACGAAGACCTGCTGGCCAAGAACAGGAAAACGGCGACCATAAGGCTAGGCGACAAGTCGGACAAGTACCGCGCGGGCATGATCGTATGGGTCACCGTCGGCCCCCGTTTCGGGCGCCGGCAGAAGCTGTACGCCGCCATTGTAGACCGCGTCGAAGTCAAGCCGATCGTAGACCTATCGCCCCGGGACATCGAACGGGAAAACCCGGAGATGCGGACCCAGGACGATGTGATCGCCTTATTGGCCCGACTGTACGACGATTTTGTCACTCCTGCCAACCTGGTCACCGTCATCCACTTCTCTCGTGTGGACGAATAA
- a CDS encoding alpha/beta fold hydrolase — MLILVLLCVAGGIVLTYFLLLAVVAWVSVRPPRMPQSSTPAQMGMPQETVSILTNDGQTLRAWWVTGSGDTTVVFVHGYFTNRCEFVPFVSQFRARGASCLFFDLRAHGTSSGKRCTFGVEEALDVAAAVRWVKEQRPDDRIVLIGNSMGGVACARQAAIEPGSVDALVLDSAYAKVNEAARGWWSFFLRGKFKTLLRPTGLFGRIFVRVNLEDANLEESLVKISGAPVLFIYGRIDPLIPAASAARCIEAAGPRAEAVWFEDTNHARARFKEPKRYVEEIFGFMERHDLMPRA, encoded by the coding sequence ATGTTGATCTTGGTTCTTCTGTGCGTCGCAGGGGGCATCGTGCTCACCTATTTCCTGCTTTTGGCGGTCGTCGCCTGGGTCAGTGTCCGGCCCCCGCGCATGCCGCAGTCGTCGACTCCGGCCCAAATGGGGATGCCGCAGGAGACCGTCTCGATCCTGACCAATGACGGACAGACCCTTCGGGCGTGGTGGGTGACGGGCTCGGGAGACACGACCGTCGTGTTCGTCCACGGCTATTTTACGAACCGCTGTGAGTTCGTCCCGTTCGTGTCCCAGTTCCGGGCCCGCGGAGCGTCCTGTCTCTTCTTCGACCTTCGTGCCCACGGCACGAGCAGCGGCAAGCGTTGCACGTTCGGCGTCGAGGAGGCCCTGGACGTCGCCGCCGCCGTCCGATGGGTCAAAGAACAGCGACCTGACGACCGGATCGTGCTGATCGGCAACAGCATGGGCGGGGTCGCCTGTGCCCGGCAGGCTGCGATCGAACCCGGGTCCGTGGACGCCCTGGTCTTGGACAGCGCCTACGCCAAAGTCAACGAGGCCGCCCGCGGTTGGTGGTCGTTCTTCCTGCGCGGCAAGTTCAAGACGTTGCTCCGGCCGACCGGACTGTTCGGACGCATCTTCGTACGTGTGAACCTGGAGGACGCCAATCTCGAAGAGTCGCTGGTCAAGATCAGCGGAGCTCCCGTCCTCTTCATCTACGGGAGGATCGACCCGCTGATCCCGGCCGCTTCGGCGGCGCGTTGCATCGAAGCGGCCGGCCCGCGCGCCGAGGCGGTCTGGTTCGAAGATACGAACCATGCCAGGGCGCGGTTTAAAGAGCCGAAGAGGTATGTCGAGGAGATCTTCGGTTTCATGGAACGCCACGACCTGATGCCCAGGGCCTAG
- a CDS encoding alpha/beta fold hydrolase, producing MSAVWTVVGVLLSLPFLYLLLLLGLSYLSVRPPRVPLYMFPSQFGEPQEWVEFDSQDGLRIRGWWSASDGDVVAVFVHGYAANRCELVPYGLRLRQMGVSALYVDLRCHGASDRAKCTFGIDEAMDVRAAVAFARSKNPKAKIVVFGSSMGAAASARAWADDPGLADAMIFDGPYARLDEAARGFWHVTGVAQIARFLGPIAVVGRVWAGIDPKKVDMEPVFARLCGRPVLFLYGTRDWVVPMESASRCVSAAEAQTQVVYFEGQGHGQARYHEPAKYFDSIVAFLEGQGLVDPVQEA from the coding sequence ATGAGCGCCGTGTGGACCGTCGTCGGCGTCCTCCTGTCCCTCCCCTTCCTCTACCTCCTCTTGTTGCTCGGGCTGAGCTATTTGAGCGTCCGGCCCCCGAGGGTCCCGTTGTACATGTTCCCTTCGCAGTTCGGGGAACCGCAGGAGTGGGTCGAATTCGACTCCCAAGACGGCTTACGGATCCGTGGCTGGTGGTCGGCTTCGGACGGGGACGTGGTCGCGGTCTTCGTCCACGGCTACGCGGCGAACCGCTGCGAGCTCGTACCTTACGGCCTCCGGCTCCGACAAATGGGGGTTTCGGCGCTCTACGTGGACCTGAGGTGCCACGGAGCGAGCGACCGGGCCAAGTGCACGTTCGGGATCGACGAGGCGATGGACGTCCGCGCCGCCGTGGCGTTCGCCCGTTCCAAGAACCCGAAGGCTAAGATCGTCGTGTTCGGGAGCAGCATGGGCGCGGCCGCATCGGCCCGGGCATGGGCGGACGATCCCGGACTCGCCGATGCGATGATCTTCGACGGCCCGTATGCCCGCTTGGACGAGGCCGCGCGCGGCTTCTGGCACGTCACGGGCGTGGCCCAGATCGCCCGGTTCCTGGGTCCGATCGCGGTCGTCGGAAGGGTGTGGGCCGGGATCGACCCGAAAAAGGTGGACATGGAACCCGTGTTCGCCCGGCTCTGCGGGCGTCCGGTCCTGTTCCTCTACGGCACCCGCGACTGGGTCGTACCGATGGAATCCGCCTCCCGCTGCGTCTCTGCGGCCGAGGCCCAGACCCAGGTCGTGTACTTCGAGGGCCAGGGTCACGGACAAGCGCGGTATCACGAACCGGCTAAGTACTTCGACTCGATCGTGGCGTTTTTAGAAGGTCAAGGTCTGGTCGATCCGGTCCAAGAGGCCTAA
- a CDS encoding phosphoribosylaminoimidazolesuccinocarboxamide synthase, with translation MPVLLTSSVGSLPLVHRGKVRDTYDLGDSYLIVASDRISAFDVVMANGVPEKGRILTQMSDYWFRSLSDVCPHHLLETDDEAIARRVPGWDGSLAGRSVVVRKARPLSIECVARGYLMGSLYKEYVRQGGTVHGLRLPDGLQEGSRLPEPIFTPATKAQEGHDENISFDEAVSREAPGVAEQARSWTMELYRRAADRAASVGLILADTKFEFGTTDEGLIWIDEALTPDSSRYWEASLWKPGGAQPSFDKQFVRDYLESIGWDKRPPGPTLPDDVVSKTRDKYLEAYRRVTGRDL, from the coding sequence GTGCCGGTCCTGCTGACGTCGTCCGTCGGTTCCCTCCCGCTCGTCCACCGAGGCAAAGTGAGGGACACTTATGACCTCGGCGACAGCTACTTGATCGTGGCGAGCGACCGGATCTCCGCCTTTGACGTCGTCATGGCGAACGGCGTGCCCGAAAAAGGCCGGATCCTCACGCAGATGTCGGATTACTGGTTCAGATCGTTGTCCGACGTCTGCCCTCACCATCTTCTAGAGACCGACGACGAGGCCATCGCCCGTCGCGTGCCGGGCTGGGACGGATCGTTGGCCGGTCGCTCTGTCGTCGTGAGGAAGGCCCGACCGCTCTCGATCGAATGCGTCGCGCGGGGATATCTCATGGGCTCGCTCTACAAAGAGTACGTCCGTCAAGGCGGGACCGTGCACGGACTCCGGCTACCCGACGGCCTCCAGGAAGGATCCCGGCTCCCAGAGCCCATTTTTACGCCCGCGACGAAGGCACAGGAAGGGCATGACGAAAACATCTCGTTCGACGAAGCCGTGTCAAGGGAGGCGCCCGGAGTCGCCGAGCAAGCCCGGTCGTGGACGATGGAGCTCTACCGTAGGGCGGCAGACCGGGCGGCGTCGGTCGGCCTCATCCTCGCCGACACGAAGTTCGAGTTTGGAACGACCGACGAAGGGCTGATCTGGATCGACGAGGCGCTGACGCCCGACTCGTCGCGCTATTGGGAAGCCTCGCTATGGAAACCCGGCGGGGCGCAACCCAGCTTCGACAAGCAGTTCGTTCGCGACTACCTCGAATCGATCGGTTGGGACAAGCGGCCGCCAGGCCCGACGTTGCCGGACGACGTGGTCTCCAAAACGAGGGACAAGTACTTGGAGGCGTACCGGCGCGTGACCGGGCGCGACCTCTGA
- a CDS encoding 3-deoxy-D-manno-octulosonic acid transferase, which produces MVIWIYNILLTLGSLVWVPWMLWRARRRKEGVDWRQRSGEYPFKLEKGRPRVWIHAVSVGEVMAALPVLREVRQVGPDVEIVLSVTTSSGHRTATGFPDAYDRLVYFPIDVYRFVLAALVRVRPTVVAVMETELWMNFLDASQNLGATTILINGRISDRSFPRARTFRFFYRDLLRRVDRCLMQTTVDAERITALGARSVEVFGNCKYDQALEGLDAQPGVWRGELGLDPERPTLVVGSTRSEREEALVVEALGTMKTEGLQVVWAPRHLERTDAIVAALAGLPGGAVRRSQSRSLAGSGSRVMVLDTYGELAQVYCVADAVVIGGGFDDLGGQNILQPLAHGKPVVHGPHMQNFRDVATAATARGCSLTVSDAASLAATLDGLFADPEGRARMGAAARELVAENLGASRRYAEAVVAAAKKTD; this is translated from the coding sequence ATGGTCATTTGGATCTACAACATCTTGCTCACCCTCGGCTCCCTGGTGTGGGTGCCTTGGATGCTGTGGCGGGCCCGTCGTCGAAAGGAGGGCGTCGACTGGAGACAGCGGAGCGGCGAGTACCCCTTCAAGCTGGAAAAGGGCCGTCCGCGGGTCTGGATCCATGCTGTCTCCGTGGGTGAGGTCATGGCGGCCTTGCCGGTCTTGCGCGAAGTGCGCCAGGTCGGCCCCGACGTCGAGATCGTTCTCAGCGTGACGACGAGTAGCGGCCACCGGACCGCGACCGGGTTTCCCGACGCGTATGACCGTCTCGTGTACTTCCCGATCGATGTCTACCGGTTCGTCTTGGCAGCCCTCGTCCGTGTCCGCCCGACCGTCGTCGCGGTCATGGAGACCGAGCTCTGGATGAACTTCCTGGACGCTTCCCAGAACCTTGGCGCGACGACGATTCTGATCAACGGTCGGATCAGCGACCGGAGTTTTCCTCGGGCACGGACGTTCCGTTTCTTCTACCGCGACCTGCTCCGCCGGGTCGACCGGTGCCTCATGCAGACCACTGTCGACGCCGAAAGGATCACGGCCCTCGGTGCAAGAAGCGTCGAAGTTTTCGGCAACTGTAAGTACGACCAAGCCCTCGAGGGCCTCGACGCCCAGCCGGGGGTCTGGCGGGGCGAACTGGGGCTCGATCCTGAGAGACCGACTTTGGTGGTCGGATCGACGAGGAGCGAACGGGAGGAGGCGTTGGTCGTCGAAGCGCTCGGGACCATGAAGACCGAAGGGCTTCAAGTCGTGTGGGCCCCCAGGCACTTGGAACGAACGGACGCGATCGTCGCCGCATTGGCCGGGTTACCGGGCGGCGCCGTCCGGCGCTCTCAGTCGAGGAGTCTGGCGGGCTCAGGGTCTCGAGTGATGGTCTTGGACACGTACGGCGAACTCGCGCAGGTGTACTGTGTGGCCGACGCCGTCGTCATCGGTGGCGGTTTCGACGACCTAGGAGGCCAGAACATCCTTCAGCCGCTCGCCCACGGTAAGCCCGTCGTCCATGGCCCCCATATGCAGAACTTCCGCGACGTCGCAACAGCGGCGACCGCAAGGGGCTGTAGCCTCACGGTCTCGGACGCCGCGTCACTGGCCGCCACGCTGGACGGCTTGTTCGCCGATCCGGAAGGTCGCGCCCGGATGGGCGCGGCCGCCCGCGAGCTCGTCGCCGAAAACCTGGGCGCGTCCCGTCGTTACGCCGAAGCGGTCGTCGCCGCCGCCAAGAAGACGGACTAG